The genomic window TTATTTAGAAATATATACTCCTAGTATTAATTAATTGTTCACTTTAATAATTTGACACAATGCAAAACCAATGTATTGTTtaaatacattaaatttttgATGTAACATCATTAAAATAGATAATTATTTGATGGTGGGAATTCATAGAGATgattttatgtgaagttgatagttaaaacTTGTTAAATAATTTCGTCAAATATATTAAATCATCTAACAATTTTCAAACATCTTCCAATTTTCAAATATCTTCACATAAAGACTACATGTAAATGTCCATATGTAAATGTCCATGGATATCAAATGAAATAAAGCCATAATTAACTTTTATAAATGCTAGATTAACTTTGGTCCATGTCACCAAGATTTGTCTAAATTTTATGTAGTTGTCGAAAACCTAACGCAATCTAATTCATATACCTACCTACTCGAACATGGATTCCGAAGCCCGGCATCTGTCAAAGCATAAAAAGCCAGATGTACACCCCCATGCACGAATTGTGCAGGAaatcacacacatacacacacacataacacatttaaaataaagaataagaaaaattatttttttaccaaaaatttggaattcaaatattaagaataaaaaaatatttttttatggatatatgaaaaatatttttaaaacaaaaaataaaatagtgcACCAAATTTCTCCTGATCATCCCCTTCCCCTTTACATATAGTAGcataaagagaaaagaaaacatATAACATTGCCAACAACTAACACCTATACAACATAGgttaagtaaaataaaacaagaaCAAAACCTAAAAGTAAGACCGAGAGACAAGATTACGAGAGTCACAGTAAACAGAATTTAGGGTACCATATTTATGCCGCTTGGTCATCTGTATAACTGTTTGATGTCTAAAAGAACACCTTGTTTCCAAATCTCAGTATACCTGTCCAAAATACAGTTGAACACAACATATGTTTGAATTAAAAACACAAGACTGAAATTCTTGTTTTTCACGCCAAGGGGTGTTGTATTGAGTATAAATTGTTAAaccttgattttatttttatttttttttgaggaAAGATGATCAACATGCCAATAAGTGATAAGATAGAAGTCATGTACAAATACAAGCAACAAAACCAGTAAGACTAAATACTTATACCTAGTTCCGTTAGCATCGATGCAAAGAAACTGGCCATGACGCCAACCATCTTTGAAATTCCCAAAGAAGGCATCACCAGACTTACTGTAGAACCTCCCCTCACCATTGGCCTTTCCCTTCCAAAAGTTTGCAAACCACCGATCACCAGTGTGAAAATAAAACCAACCCTGGATAATAAATAAACAACAATTACCATCCAGTACAACTTCATCGAAACACCATCAAAGATTGGTGTGTAATCAAGTACTATGATTCCCCCATACACTTTATAGCAGTTGAAATCAAGATAAATTGCCATACAAGATCGACATGATAGATTGCTACTGGTTCTAGAAATGATAAGTTGGATCAAATCATTTTCTATATTACGCTGTAACTATTGCTAAAACTCACACAATCTCTTATCTAACATGCTAATCACTTTCGTCATCTTtagcttcaacaaatcatcattggaaagtatacatcaaAATCTAACGAACCTTGCCGTGCATGACATCATCCCTCCATGTTCCTTGAAACATGTCTCCGTTTTTGAAATAGAAGGTACCTGGCCCTGATCTCTTACCATGGCGCCATGAACCATCATATATACTTCCATCTCCAAGAATAAGACGCCCCTGAATGTAAATTTTAATATAGTTGTTCTCCCAGCATGCAGTgaggaggaaaaaaaaaacagaaaacttAAAATTCCAGAGTCTAGCTAGACAAATGATTTGGAAGAAACTCAGAACTCACCTTTCCTTCAGGAAGACCTCCTTGGCATCGTCCCTTGTATCTTCCTCCCCTGTATTGCATTTCCACAACAGGATTCCACTTTTTTGACAAGTCCCGTTCTGCCTCCTGTGTATAAAATATAGTCACCCTAAATTCCTTATTATTTGAGATTAGAATAAATTGAGAAAGCATACAAGAGAATAATGAAAATCTTAAATAATTAGATGGCTGCAATGTAAAAGTTAAAACCCAATAGAATTATACTTTCAAAAGGAGAATTTAGTTTTTGTTCTGGAATTTGGTATTCTATGGGGTTTGAAGTTGCCTTGCACTAAATCAATTCCATAGGTAGCAAGGTCTTGGGGGTTATTTCTTTTCCAAAGTTATATTGTAGTCCAAAGTACGGAATGCTCTTCTAAGTCAAACAATAACTAGGAGCTTGAACTGAAGGATCTAGATCCTACACATTATAGATAATATAAGGAAAAATTGAACTTCCTTTTTAATCTAAAGCCAAATTCAGGTGATAGCCATGTGAAATTAATATTCAAGTAAAATTAGAAATATTCTCAAATGAAGCTTTAATATTTCTGCAAGTAGTGAGCAAATCTCCACTCAAGCCTAATTTTAAATAGTAGAAGGAGAATAAGGCACGTTAAATTTTGAGCTAATGCCCAAAGAACATTTTTTGCAACAAAAACTTACTAGAAGGACCACTGTAATGAAGAAGGATAAAATAGGCTCCTCAAACAAATcaacaaatcaaaataaaacCTGAACAATGATAATCATATAAAGGAACCCTCCAAGAAAGTACACAATGCCATCAGAGGGTAGAAAATGACAATTGCATGATGAATGTTAAATTTTATAGAGAAATATCTCTTGTTAAATTGTCAACTACAGAATTTATACCTTGACTCATGAAATATTGACTAATTACAGAACATTCATCAAATTTATTTTCAGGAATACATAAATGAATGAGTCATCAACAAATTTCACAGCCATTAAGCATCATTACCAGCATAGAAGCAGCTCGATCAGATAGTACTCCATGCTTCTTTGGTTTATTAGCATCTTTTCCCTTCAAAAGTGAAGATGCCAATCCCTTTACTGCTTCCAAACTTGCATCAGTCACTACATTCCAAGAAGGGATTCCCTCATTTATTGTTGATACATTTACTTCATTGACAGATTCCGGTTCCTTCTGTTCTGTCATGAATGAGACTTTTAAACAATCTTTCAAATCTTCTGAAGGCCTCACACCTACAGGAAGGTGGAATATGCTTAGATTATCTATCATATGTGTTGCATCAGCTACCCGTTCTTGGGCCCACTCCCTTGCCACTTCATATCCAGGACCCAGATTCCAGTTTTCAAGTTGCTCCCTTTGAAAAGCATAGTCATCTAATACAACTCAATTTGAAATTAAACAAAAGAACAACAGAAAAAGAAATTATTCAACAATGGTTCAACAGCAATGATACAAGGTAGTCAAAATTTCAGTGTCTCAAAATTACCACCTTCAATAATAGAGTCATAAGGGACAGAATTCTGGGCTATAGAGTCAAACATATCTTCTTTCTCAGAAAACCTAATACAGTTCAGAAGCCAACATCGAGAAGGTGAAAAGCAAAATTACtttgtttaaaaaattagaaacgATTTTCCTTTTCATTTGGGGGAGCCTAAGATAGAGAGAAAACCTTGAAGTAGCCAACTTGGAGCTGCTGCTGCTCACTCTTGGCTCCAACTGTTCATTGTGATTATTAAAACTGCCATCTACAAAATGCGCAGCATTCTTATTTGGCTCCTCATCCCTTTCATAAGACTCCANNNNNNNNNNNNNNNNNNNNNNNNNNNNNNNNNNNNNNNNNNNNNNNNNNNNNNNNNNNNNNNNNNNNNNNNNNNNNNNNNNNNNNNNNNNNNNNNNNNNNNNNNNNNNNNNNNNNNNNNNNNNNNNNNNNNNNNNNNNNNNNNNNNNNNNNNNNNNNNNNNNNNNNNNNNNNNNNNNNNNNNNNNNNNNNNNNNNNNNNNNNNNNNNNNNNNNNNNNNNNNNNNNNNNNNNNNNNNNNNNNNNNNNNNNNNNNNNNNNNNNNNNNNNNNNNNNNNNNNNNNNNNNNNNNNNNNNNNNNNNNNNNNNNNNNNNNNNNNNNNNNNNNNNNNNNNNNNNNNNNNNNNNNNNNNNNNNNNNNNNNNNNNNNNNNNNNNNNNNNNNNNNNNNNNNNNNNNNNNNNNNNNNNNNNNNNNNNNNNNNNNNNNNNNNNNNNNNNNNNNNNNNNNNNNNNNNNNNNNNNNNNNNNNNNNNNNNNNNNNNNNNNNNNNNNNNNNNNNNNNNNNNNNNNNNNNNNNNNNNNNNNNNNNNNNNNNNNNNNNNNNNNNNNNNNNNNNNNNNNNNNNNNNNNNNNNNNNNNTTGCTGATTATGCGTCCCCCAAAAGCTAAAAAGACGAGGAAAATGCAGGGCCAGTCTGGATAGTATACCAACACTCTGGACAGATTGTTTCACGTTTGAACTGCTATTTACAATTACAAAACAGGAAACTCAACATGTTGATGaaatgagaaacaataaaaacaCTGAAAAAAGGATATCACCATCAAGCATCCGTGTCAAGTTACTCACCCAAGTGCAAGGACAGTTGTTATCCATAAGTTGGGCTCAACATTTGGCTCATAGATTGTGGATACTAATATGTCCCCCGTATATGCTGTAGTTTGACGGAATGTACGCAGAAAGGCTGCTATATCGCTATGATTAATGGGCACTGAACTAGCAAGAATGCAGATAACAATGCTAGTTGGATCCTGAACAAAATAGTGATTGTATTAAGTTAAGATGGTAGACAAGAACGAATCAGAATAATACTAGAACTGTGAACTCCtaagtttaaaataaatatttaaaggaAACCATGCTATGCTGAACAGATGACAGGCAAATCATTCTGGAAACGAAACAGCAGTGTTTAATGAAAGAACCAATGCAAGTTAAATACTTTTAAATTGTTATTAACTATGAAAACATTGTACCTATTATGCATGACTATGAAAAAATTGGAGATACCTTTAAACGAACACCAAGGAAAGGACACTCTAATGTAGACTGCAATATTGAGGTTTTGATGTTATATGCAGCTCCAAATCCAATCCCTGCTTCTTTATAGTTTGCCAATATCTGTAAATAGTAGCATTTGTTATACAAAGGAATGGGGAGAAAATATTTGGGAACACAAAACATAGATAAAAACAAGGGTGTCAAGTAACTTTGATGGGGACAAAAGGTCAAACATTACCAGAGAAAAATGTTAGAAACTTACTTTATTAACTTCTGAAGTGCTGGCTTCAGTCACACCATCCTGCAATCTATCTACAAGTTTTCTATGCATCTCCTGCAAAGCTATTCACGTGTTATCTTATAGTTATTTTGTATAACCAAACAACCcgaaatatactaaaaaaaaaacttacagATTTTAATACATATATGGCCTTAATAGCCAACAAAACTGCATTATTTGCAGTCTTCATGGCCTCATCTAGAGTCAACAAGTCTTTTTGAAGCAGTGCATCAATATCAATTTCTGtggaaaaaatcaacaaaaatgaGCACCTGCTCAGGATTATCATGTGAAAATATCATACACCAGTAGCATGAACAGTTGCTGCATATTTCTTTTAATGGTAAAAGTATTTCcagaaatttttataataaaatcttTATGCATTAGTCTTTCTTTTGTCATAGTTTTATTCTTCCAATTTGATCAATGGAGCCTCACCTATAATTAAATCCGCGCTCTCCTTAAGCTTCCCCATCAAATCCTTCACCTGAGAGTTTGACTCAAATAAATCACATCAAGAATTCTATTGCAATCATAGAACGAAAACTATATAAGACGTCTAATAACATTCACTGGCATTATCATAATTTATCAGATATAGAGCCAATGGAAATTTTATCACATTGTAGGtgaaaatgaaaaaatgtttgaaAGGGATAATATGATTGAGGACCTATATATTTATTCAAAGGCAGTCAGAGCACATAAGGTACCTCATCCTGTCGTCTTAACCCTTGCTGATTATGCGTCCCCCAAAAGCTAAAAAGACGAGGAAAATGCAGGGCCAGTCTGGATAGTATACCAACACTCTGGACAGATTGTTTCACGTTTGAACTGCTATTTACAATTACAAAACAGGAAACTCAACATGTTGATGaaatgagaaacaataaaaacaCTGAAAAAAGGATATCACCATCAAGCATCCGTGTCAAGTTACTCACCCAAGTGCAAGGACAGTTGTTATCCATAAGTTGGGCTCAACATTTGGCTCATAGATTGTGGATACTAATATGTCCCCCGTATATGCTGTAGTTTGACGGAATGTACGCAGAAAGGCTGCTATATCGCTATGATTAATGGGCACTGAACTAGCAAGAATGCAGATAACAATGCTAGTTGGATCCTGAACAAAATAGTGATTGTATTAAGTTAAGATGGTAGACAAGAACGAATCAGAATAATACTAGAACTGTGAACTCCtaagtttaaaataaatatttaaaggaAACCATGCTATGCTGAACAGATGACAGGCAAATCATTCTGGAAACGAAACAGCAGTGTTTAATGAAAGAACCAATGCAAGTTAAATACTTTTAAATTGTTATTAACTATGAAAACATTGTACCTATTATGCATGACTATGAAAAAATTGGAGATACCTTTAAACGAACACCAAGGAAAGGACACTCTAATGTAGACTGCAATATTGAGGTTTTGATGTTATATGCAGCTCCAAATCCAATCCCTGCTTCTTTATAGTTTGCCAATATCTGTAAATAGTAGCATTTGTTATACAAAGGAATGGGGAGAAAATATTTGGGAACACAAAACATAGATAAAAACAAGGGTGTCAAGTAACTTTGATGGGGACAAAAGGTCAAACATTACCAGAGAAAAATGTTAGAAACTTACTTTATTAACTTCTGAAGTGCTGGCTTCAGTCACACCATCCTGCAATCTATCTACAAGTTTTCTATGCATCTCCTGCAAAGCTATTCACGTGTTATCTTATAGTTATTTTGTATAACCAAACAACCcgaaatatactaaaaaaaaaacttacagATTTTAATACATATATGGCCTTAATAGCCAACAAAACTGCATTATTTGCAGTCTTCATGGCCTCATCTAGAGTCAACAAGTCTTTTTGAAGCAGTGCATCAATATCAATTTCTGtggaaaaaatcaacaaaaatgaGCACCTGCTCAGGATTATCATGTGAAAATATCATACACCAGTAGCATGAACAGTTGCTGCATATTTCTTTTAATGGTAAAAGTATTTCcagaaatttttataataaaatcttTATGCATTAGTCTTTCTTTTGTCATAGTTTTATTCTTCCAATTTGATCAATGGAGCCTCACCTATAATTAAATCCGCGCTCTCCTTAAGCTTCCCCATCAAATCCTTCACCTGAGAGTTTGACTCAAATAAATCACATCAAGAATTCTATTGCAATCATAGAACGAAAACTATATAAGACGTCTAATAACATTCACTGGCATTATCATAATTTATCAGATATAGAGCCAATGGAAATTTTATCACATTGTAGGtgaaaatgaaaaaatgtttgaaAGGGATAATATGATTGAGGACCTATATATTTATTCAAAGGCAGTCAGAGCACATAAGGTACCTCATCCTGTCGTCTTAACCCTTCAAAGCTAAAAGGCCTCAAAACTATAGCAACTGCTAACCCATTTCTGGACCTCagagtttcaaaaatatcaacTGCAACAGTAAGGTCCAATCCATATCCTGCACTAGCCACCTAAGAAAGCACAATGAGAAGGGGGGGAGGGTTGACATTAGATTACACAAAATTCAACATGGAATAATGTCTTATGATCCCATAAATTATGCAACTGTGCTAGGAGTGCAACCACAAGCAATGTAAATCAGCTTTATCGTGTAAATTGCAGTAAAAATTTCCTTTTAATAAGATAAACATATTTATTATAAAGTGACATATAACAAATTCAAGCGTCTCAGTTGACTTATGTGCACTTCACATAATCTGAATGGGACAAACTAGTTCACTGAAATATTTTGGTAACTTTGTTGAAGCAAGGTACAAGAGTTTTAAGGAAAGGAATGTACAAACAAGGACAACAGTCTTTGAGCATGTCTTCATAAATACTGGAGCTTTGACAACTGTTGGAGAAAATTCTGCAAAAGTAACCAAAACAAATGTAGTTCAGTGGCTTTTAACAATGGAGAAAACACTGAGGTATGTATGAATATCCGAACTGTAATTCATTCATGTCATCCCTccccttcaatttttttttcttttaactaaACATTATTTAATTGTATGGTCTGTCTTCTAATTTGAAGTTTAGGCTTCAACTTTGATAGTAAATGAATAATATGAGAAGGAAAAAATCAAGAAGGATGTTACTGTAATGGGACATTTTATTTCCAGAAACACCAAAAATGAAAGAATTCCCAATATAATTTTTCTATATTAAACTAGACAACTAAGAAGTATTGGATAAAAAAAGTACCACAGTAAAATTAAGTCAAAAGAAAACCTTATTCCATTCATATACTTTCTTTATTAAACTAGACAAATAAGAACTAGTTGATCCAAAAAGTATCACAGTAAAATTAAGTCAACAGAACAACCTTCTTCCCTTGATCTACGCTGTAATTGAGCCTCGTGTGATTCTTTCATTAAGATATTCCTGCAAAACATTTAGAACTTAAGGCAATTCAAAATGGAATTAAAAATCAATTCCagaagaaattattttattattccaaATGTAGGAGATAATTTAACAATGTAAAACTAGCTATAATCTCTAGCACACTCTGAAGTGATGTTCTAGTTAAAATCTAGCACAGGGAAAGTAGGAAACCATTAACAGCGTTTGTCCATACTTTTCTTTTAGATCAGATCTTAACTGCTGAGAGTATTAGTCTTAAGAATATAGGATTGCTCGTGTTTATGCTAATGAAGAGAAAATAACCATACGAAGAACAGTTATCTCTTTCAATTCTGGCAAAAGCATACGAGCGAAACTATCAGATAACTTTTAACTGTGAATTGCTGTCGTTGTATGCTAGAAAGTCATTACGACCTTAGACGAAAgtaacaactaaaaaaaaaacacaatgaTTTTGCTAATTTTTCCAGTTCTGAGAATCTATTAGAACAATTATTCTCCGAGAACGAAACTAGGATCTAAAGTCAGAGTCCTCGACTCAGCAAACAACAATCAAATTCTCTGAGCATCAAATTCTCGAACGCTATCAAGTGAAAACAACACGTATTCTCGTAAACCAAAACAGTATTCAAATTTCGAATTCACCGTAATCGTCACAAGAGAAAATTACGAAAGAATAAAATCTCTGAGCGGAGACTAGAAGATTACCAAAACCGCAGCGACGACAACTGAAACTGCGATCTCAAGCAGAAATCGATAACCGCGTCCTTCCGACTGCCAATGCCGATGACTTCGATGAACTCAGGTTTAGCTTCTCCGCTCTCGGTTCCGCCATAACCGTTCGACGACGAAGCATTCTCCAAGCACAACCTGATGC from Arachis ipaensis cultivar K30076 chromosome B09, Araip1.1, whole genome shotgun sequence includes these protein-coding regions:
- the LOC107618192 gene encoding protein ACCUMULATION AND REPLICATION OF CHLOROPLASTS 3 (The sequence of the model RefSeq protein was modified relative to this genomic sequence to represent the inferred CDS: added 46 bases not found in genome assembly), producing the protein MELSAFPTFRAVTNPSIFPFSSKQVCCRCSFFLRRRDYGLRWNRNSKPFVRIRLCLENASSSNGYGGTESGEAKPEFIEVIGIGSRKDAVIDFCLRSQFQLSSLRFWNILMKESHEAQLQRRSREEEFSPTVVKAPVFMKTCSKTVVLVASAGYGLDLTVAVDIFETLRSRNGLAVAIVLRPFSFEGLRRQDEVKDLMGKLKESADLIIEIDIDALLQKDLLTLDEAMKTANNAVLLAIKAIYVLKSEMHRKLVDRLQDGVTEASTSEVNKILANYKEAGIGFGAAYNIKTSILQSTLECPFLGVRLKDPTSIVICILASSVPINHSDIAAFLRTFRQTTAYTGDILVSTIYEPNVEPNLWITTVLALGSSNVKQSVQSVGILSRLALHFPRLFSFWGTHNQQGLRRQDEVKDLMGKLKESADLIIEIDIDALLQKDLLTLDEAMKTANNAVLLAIKAIYVLKSEMHRKLVDRLQDGVTEASTSEVNKILANYKEAGIGFGAAYNIKTSILQSTLECPFLGVRLKDPTSIVICILASSVPINHSDIAAFLRTFRQTTAYTGDILVSTIYEPNVEPNLWITTVLALGSSNVKQSVQSVGILSRLALHFPRLFSFWGTHNQQQVHTGKECAVTPQKVMESYERDEEPNKNAAHFVDGSFNNHNEQLEPRVSSSSSKLATSRFSEKEDMFDSIAQNSVPYDSIIEDDYAFQREQLENWNLGPGYEVAREWAQERVADATHMIDNLSIFHLPVGVRPSEDLKDCLKVSFMTEQKEPESVNEVNVSTINEGIPSWNVVTDASLEAVKGLASSLLKGKDANKPKKHGVLSDRAASMLEAERDLSKKWNPVVEMQYRGGRYKGRCQGGLPEGKGRLILGDGSIYDGSWRHGKRSGPGTFYFKNGDMFQGTWRDDVMHGKGWFYFHTGDRWFANFWKGKANGEGRFYSKSGDAFFGNFKDGWRHGQFLCIDANGTRYTEIWKQGVLLDIKQLYR